From a single Nicotiana tomentosiformis chromosome 2, ASM39032v3, whole genome shotgun sequence genomic region:
- the LOC108948956 gene encoding uncharacterized mitochondrial protein AtMg00810-like, which produces MVIKLVYVDDLLITGSNPQLVNDAKKTLQRQFKVKNLGELRYFLGIEVLRSQKGILLNQRKYALELISGVGLSGSKPVSTPLELNQKLTTLEYDAHVGKLGDPELGDITAYQKLIGKLLYLTITRPDISFAVQTLSQFMQSPKQSHMDAALWVVKYIKGAPGLGVLLHAKPIDSLTAYCDAYWAVCPNTMRSMTRYIVKLGSSLISWKSKKQQTINMSSTKAEYRSMAAVAAEVTWLSGLLDELGISISKPIQLFCDNKAAIQIAENPIFHERTKHIEIDCHFVL; this is translated from the coding sequence ATGGTCATCAAACTAGTTTATGTAGATGATCTATTGATCACTGGAAGCAATCCTCAGCTAGTCAATGATGCTAAGAAGACATTACAAAGACAATTCAAGGTGAAGAATTTGGGAGAACTAAGATACTTTCTTGGTATTGAGGTCCTCAGATCACAAAAAGGGATTCTGCTGAACCAAAGAAAATATGCACTTGAGTTGATTTCAGGAGTAGGTCTAAGTGGTTCTAAGCCTGTTTCAACACCTCTAGAGTTGAATCAAAAGCTTACCACATTAGAGTATGATGCTCATGTAGGAAAGCTAGGAGATCCAGAATTAGGAGACATCACTGCATATCAGAAGCTGATTGGGAAGCTCTTGTATTTAACAATCACACGACCCGACATTAGCTTTGCAGTACAAACATTGAGCCAGTTCATGCAGAGTCCAAAGCAATCTCATATGGATGCAGCCTTATGGGTGGTCAAGTATATCAAAGGAGCACCGGGTCTTGGAGTTCTTCTGCACGCAAAGCCAATTGACAGCTTGACTGCATACTGTGATGCATATTGGGCAGTCTGCCCTAATACTATGAGGTCTATGACAAGATATATTGTCAAATTGGGGAGTTCTCTGATCTCATGGAAATCTAAGAAACAACAAACAATCAATATGAGCTCAACAAAAGCAGAATATAGAAGCATGGCAGCTGTGGCAGCAGAAGTAACTTGGTTGTCAGGCCTTCTTGACGAACTAGGGATATCAATCTCTAAACCTATCCAATTGTTCTGTGACAATAAGGCAGCTATTCAAATAGCTGAGAATCCCATATTTCATGAACGGACCAAACACATAGAAATAGATTGTCACTTTGTGCTATAG
- the LOC104118735 gene encoding GDSL esterase/lipase At5g45920 has protein sequence MRPKIYLFGDSITEMSFEDGGWGASLVNHFNRTVDVVLRGYSGYNTRWALKVIEKVFDEETAPLAVTVFFGANDACLPDRCSAFQHVPIDEYKLNLHSIVSFLKGRWPTTQIVLISPPPIDEPTRLLYPFIENKLGLPERTNEVAGNYAKASLSVAAECGVLAVDLWTRMQQIPGWQTACLSDGLHLSKTGNEIVFEEVLEALKKKGLSVETLPVDLPVINEIDPNDPLKSFEGI, from the exons ATGAGACCAAAGATTTATCTGTTTGGAGATTCCATCACTGAAATGTCCTTTGAGGATGGTGGCTGGGGTGCTTCTCTTGTCAACCACTTCAACCGCACG GTGGATGTGGTGTTAAGAGGGTATAGTGGGTATAACACAAGGTGGGCATTGAAGGTGATAGAGAAAGTTTTTGATGAGGAAACGGCGCCATTGGCAGTGACAGTGTTCTTTGGAGCAAACGATGCTTGTCTTCCTGATAGATGCTCTGCCTTTCAACATGTCCCTATTGATGAGTACAAGCTGAATCTTCATTCCATTGTCTCCTTTCTCAAG GGGCGATGGCCAACAACTCAAATTGTCCTCATCTCACCTCCTCCAATTGATGAACCTACGCGACTCCT ATATCCTTTTATTGAGAACAAATTGGGCCTGCCAGAGAGGACGAACGAAGTTGCTGGAAATTATGCCAAAGCGAGTCTATCTGTTGCAGCTGAATGTGGGGTTTTGGCTGTGGATTTGTGGACCAGAATGCAGCAAATTCCTGGCTGGCAAACAGCTTGTTTAAG CGATGGTTTGCACCTGAGTAAAACAGGGAACGAGATTGTGTTTGAGGAGGTGCTGGAGGCTCTTAAGAAGAAAGGGTTGAGTGTGGAAACTCTACCAGTTGATCTGCCAGTGATTAATGAAATTGATCCAAATGATCCTCTCAAGTCTTTTGAAGGAATATAG